One Bombina bombina isolate aBomBom1 chromosome 5, aBomBom1.pri, whole genome shotgun sequence DNA segment encodes these proteins:
- the LOC128659957 gene encoding oocyte zinc finger protein XlCOF6-like produces the protein MSLYVLEKHLNSSYPSFTTGSIRMIPQTPKTLDTYDYSQTLGISQKILKEDGESAVTGQQSLCTENNLVIKREDTIYDLSSEMIIPEDKPHTFTEFSKHSKKGKSLQSSQMIHTKEKPFKSIECEKSFRWKSRLLEHHKIHTGEKPHTCTECGKCFTRMDHLKSHENIHTGEKPFTCTECGKSFAQKNNLKTHERSHTGEKPFTCTECGKCFTQKSSLKTHEMIHTGEKPSTCTECGKSFTRISSLKIHERSHTGEKPFTCTECGKCFTHKSSLKIHERSHKGEKPFKCTECGKSFTQKSDLKYHESSHTGAKPFTCTECGKSFTQKSDLKYHESSHTGEKPFTCTECGKSFTQKSDLKTHERSHTGEKPFTCTECGKCFTQKSDLKKHERSHTGEKPFTCTECGKSFTQKSDLKYHESSHTGEKPFTCTECGKSFAQKSNLKTHERSHTGEKPFTCTECGKCFTQKSDLKKHERSHTGGKPFTCTECGERFTQISNLKTHERNHKGRNLSQTLGISQNILKEDGESAVTGQQSLCTENNLVIKQDDKIYDVSSEMIIPEDKQHTFTEFSKHSKEGKSLQSSQMMDTKEKPFKSIECEKSFRWKSCLLEHHTIHTGEKPHTCTECGKCFTRMDHLKSHENIHTGEKPFTCTECGKSFAQKSNLKTHEMIHTGEKPSTCTECGKCFTRISSLKIHERSHTGEKPFTCTECGKCFTRISSLKIHERSHTGEKPFTCTECWKCFTHKSSLKIHERSHKKEKSLSHVQSVEKVLHKRVI, from the exons atgagcttatatgtgttag AAAAAcacttgaatagttcatatccatcattcactacaggaagcatcagaatgataccgcaaactccaaaaACCTTAGATACttatgactattcacaaacattggggatatcacaaaaGATATTAAAAGAAGATGGTGAATCGGCAGTAACTGGGCAGCAATCACTATGTACAGAGAATAATTTAGTCATTAAACGAGAGGATACGATTTAcgacttatctagtgaaatgattatccctgaggataaaccacacacatttactgagttttcaaaacatagtaaaaaagggaaaagtctacagtctagccaaatgattcatacaaaggagaaacctttcaaatctatagaatgtgagaaaagctttagatggaagtctcgtCTATTAGagcaccacaaaattcacacaggtgagaaaccacacacatgtactgagtgcggcaaatgttttacacgaatggatcatctgaaaagtcatgaaaataTTCACACAGgtgaaaagccattcacatgtacagagtgtggaaaaagttttgcacaaaagaataatctgaaaactcatgaaaggagtcacacaggggaaaagcctttcacatgtacagagtgtggaaaatgttttacacaaaaaagtagtctgaaaactcatgaaatgattcacacaggagaaaaaccttccacatgtacagagtgtggaaaaagttttacacgaataagTAGTCTaaaaattcatgaaaggagtcacacaggagaaaagcctttcacatgtacagagtgtgggaaatgttttacacacaAAAGTAGTCTaaaaattcatgaaaggagtcacaaaggagaaaagcctttcaaatgtacagagtgtggaaaaagttttacacaaaagagtgatctgaaatatcatgaaagcagTCACACAGGagcaaagcctttcacatgtacagagtgtggaaaaagttttacacaaaagagtgatctgaaatatcatgaaagcagtcacacaggagaaaagcctttcacatgtacagagtgtggaaaaagttttacacaaaagagtgatctgaaaactcatgaaaggagtcacacaggagaaaagcctttcacatgtacagagtgtgggaaatgttttacacaaaagagtgatctgaaaaagcatgaaaggagtcacacaggggaaaagcctttcacatgtacagagtgtggaaaaagttttacacaaaagagtgatctgaaatatcatgaaagcagtcacacaggagaaaagcctttcacgtgtacagagtgtggaaaaagttttgcacaaaagagtaatctgaaaactcatgaaaggagtcacacaggagaaaagcctttcacatgtacagagtgtgggaaatgttttacacaaaagagtgatctgaaaaagcatgaaaggagtcacacagggggaaagccttttacatgtacagagtgtggagaaAGGTTTACACAAattagtaatctgaaaactcatgaaaggaatcacaagggaagaaacctttcacaaacattggggatatcacaaaatatattaaaagaagATGGTGAATCGGCAGTAACTGGGCAGCAATCACTATGTACAGAGAATAATTTAGTCATTAAACAAGATGATAAGATTTATGAcgtatctagtgaaatgattatccctgaggataaacaacacacatttactgagttttcaaaacatagtaaagaagggaaaagtctacagtctagccaaatgatggatacaaaggagaaacctttcaaatctatagaatgtgagaaaagctttagatggaagtcttgTCTACTAGAGCACCACacaattcacacaggtgagaaaccacacacatgtactgagtgcggcaaatgttttacacgaatggatcatctgaaaagtcatgaaaatattcacacaggagaaaagcctttcacatgtacagagtgtggaaaaagttttgcacaaaagagtaatctgaaaactcatgaaatgattcacacaggagaaaaaccttccacatgtacagagtgtggaaaatgttttacacgaatAAGTAGTCTaaaaattcatgaaaggagtcacacaggagaaaagcctttcacatgtacagagtgtgggaaatgttttacacgaaTAAGTAGTCTaaaaattcatgaaaggagtcacacaggagaaaagcctttcacatgtacagagtgttggAAATGTTTTACACACAAAAGTAGTCTaaaaattcatgaaaggagtcacaaaaaagagaaaagcctttcacatgtacagagtgtggaaaaagttttacataaaagagtgatctga